In a single window of the Streptomyces sp. CGMCC 4.7035 genome:
- the tkt gene encoding transketolase, whose amino-acid sequence MSAQSHDGFEWTELDRRAVDTARVLAADAVQKVGNGHPGTAMSLAPAAYTIFQKLMRHDPADPEWTGRDRFVLSPGHTSLTLYTQLFLSGYELELDDLKSFRTHGSKTPGHPEYGHTAGVETTTGPLGQGLVNAVGMAMAARYERGLFDPEAPEGTSPFDHTIWAIVSDGDLEEGISAEASSLAGHQKLGNLVFLYDDNHISIEGDTATAFSEDVLRRYEAYGWHVQRIEPAESGDIDVHALYAALKAAQAETERPSIIAMRTIIAWPAPNAQNTEASHGSALGADEVAATKRVLGFDPEKTFEVADEVLAHTRQALDRGAEAHAAWDKRIAEWRTAQPERAKLFDRVVAGQLPKGWEQALPVFEAGTSVATRAASGKVLQALGAVVPELWGGSADLAGSNNTTIDKNSSFLPKGNPLPEADPYGRTVHFGIREFSMAAEMNGIALHGNTRIYGGTFLVFSDYMRNAVRMSALMQLPVTYVWTHDSIGLGEDGPTHQPVEHLASLRAIPGLNIVRPADANETAIAWAEILKRHSTKPAPHGLALSRQGLPTYAPNPEAAKGGYILKESSTEAPDVILIATGSEVQLAVAARELLEAEGVGTRVVSMPSVEWFEEQPAEYREQVLPSSVKARVAVEAGIGLTWYRYVGDNGRIVSLEHFGASADAKTLFAEYGFTPENVAAAARESLAAVRG is encoded by the coding sequence ATGAGCGCGCAGAGCCACGACGGTTTCGAATGGACCGAGCTCGACCGGCGAGCCGTCGACACGGCCCGCGTCCTGGCCGCCGACGCGGTACAGAAGGTCGGCAACGGCCACCCGGGCACCGCGATGAGCCTGGCCCCGGCGGCATACACCATCTTTCAGAAGCTGATGCGACACGATCCCGCGGACCCCGAGTGGACCGGCCGTGACCGCTTCGTCCTCTCCCCCGGCCACACCTCGCTGACCCTCTACACCCAGCTCTTCCTCTCCGGATACGAGCTGGAGCTGGACGACCTGAAGTCGTTCCGTACCCACGGCTCCAAGACGCCCGGCCACCCCGAGTACGGGCACACCGCCGGCGTCGAGACCACCACCGGACCGCTCGGCCAGGGCCTCGTCAACGCGGTGGGCATGGCGATGGCCGCCCGCTACGAGCGCGGCCTGTTCGACCCGGAGGCGCCCGAGGGCACCTCCCCCTTCGACCACACCATCTGGGCGATCGTCTCCGACGGCGACCTGGAGGAGGGCATCTCCGCGGAGGCCTCCTCGCTCGCCGGCCACCAGAAGCTCGGCAACCTCGTCTTCCTCTACGACGACAACCACATCTCCATCGAGGGCGACACCGCGACGGCCTTCTCCGAGGACGTGCTGAGGCGGTACGAGGCCTACGGCTGGCACGTCCAGCGCATCGAGCCCGCCGAGAGCGGCGACATCGACGTCCACGCGCTGTACGCGGCGCTGAAGGCGGCGCAGGCCGAGACCGAGCGCCCCTCGATCATCGCGATGCGCACGATCATCGCCTGGCCCGCCCCGAACGCGCAGAACACCGAGGCGTCCCACGGCTCGGCCCTCGGCGCCGACGAGGTCGCCGCCACCAAGCGCGTCCTCGGTTTCGACCCGGAGAAGACCTTCGAGGTCGCGGACGAGGTCCTCGCCCACACCCGCCAGGCCCTGGACCGCGGCGCCGAGGCGCACGCCGCCTGGGACAAGCGGATCGCCGAGTGGCGCACCGCCCAGCCGGAGCGCGCGAAGCTGTTCGACCGCGTCGTGGCCGGTCAGCTGCCCAAGGGCTGGGAGCAGGCGCTGCCGGTCTTCGAGGCGGGCACCTCCGTCGCCACGCGTGCCGCCTCCGGCAAGGTCCTCCAGGCGCTGGGTGCGGTCGTCCCCGAGCTGTGGGGCGGCTCCGCCGACCTGGCCGGCTCGAACAACACGACCATCGACAAGAACAGCTCGTTCCTGCCGAAGGGCAACCCGCTGCCGGAGGCCGACCCGTACGGCCGCACGGTCCACTTCGGCATCCGTGAGTTCTCGATGGCCGCGGAGATGAACGGCATCGCGCTGCACGGCAACACCCGTATCTACGGCGGCACCTTCCTGGTGTTCTCCGACTACATGCGCAACGCCGTGCGCATGTCCGCCCTGATGCAGCTCCCGGTGACGTACGTGTGGACGCACGACTCCATCGGCCTGGGCGAGGACGGCCCCACCCACCAGCCCGTCGAGCACCTGGCCTCGCTGCGCGCCATCCCGGGCCTGAACATCGTCCGCCCGGCCGATGCCAACGAGACCGCGATCGCCTGGGCCGAGATCCTCAAGCGGCACTCCACGAAGCCGGCCCCGCACGGCCTCGCGCTCAGCCGCCAGGGCCTGCCGACGTACGCCCCCAACCCGGAGGCGGCGAAGGGCGGTTACATCCTGAAGGAGTCCTCCACCGAGGCCCCGGACGTCATCCTCATCGCCACCGGCTCCGAGGTGCAGCTCGCCGTCGCCGCGCGCGAGCTGCTGGAGGCCGAGGGCGTGGGTACCCGGGTGGTGTCGATGCCGTCCGTGGAGTGGTTCGAGGAGCAGCCCGCCGAGTACCGCGAGCAGGTCCTTCCCTCCTCCGTGAAGGCCCGCGTGGCCGTCGAGGCAGGTATCGGACTGACCTGGTACCGGTACGTCGGTGACAACGGACGCATCGTCTCCCTGGAGCACTTCGGCGCCTCCGCCGACGCCAAGACCTTGTTCGCCGAGTACGGCTTCACGCCCGAGAACGTGGCCGCCGCCGCCCGGGAATCCCTCGCCGCCGTTCGCGGTTGA
- a CDS encoding helix-turn-helix domain-containing protein, with translation MADRTTQDGDGIRTYPFPVDLSVCGVGMQVGPMDPGRVWHADGPLERVHRIDFHVVMLFSGGPVTHMVDFAEYEVGAGDLLWIRPGQVHRFSRTSEYRGTVLAMQPGFLPRATVEATGLYRYDLSPLLRPDPDQCAGLRASLAQLQREYEDTTTLPLSLHTAVLRHSLTAFLLRLAHLAASSAEAARRQADTTFTRFRDAVEKDFATNHSVSAYADALGYSRRTLVRAVRAATGETPKGFIDKRVVLEAKRLLAHTDLPIGRVGVAVGFPDSANFSKFFHQHTDTTPAAFRAELR, from the coding sequence ATGGCAGACAGAACCACCCAAGACGGCGACGGGATCAGGACATACCCCTTCCCTGTCGATCTGAGCGTCTGCGGCGTCGGCATGCAGGTGGGACCCATGGATCCCGGCCGTGTCTGGCACGCCGACGGGCCGCTGGAACGCGTCCACCGCATCGACTTCCACGTGGTGATGCTCTTCAGCGGCGGCCCCGTGACGCACATGGTGGACTTCGCCGAGTACGAGGTGGGCGCCGGTGACCTCTTGTGGATCCGGCCCGGGCAGGTCCACCGCTTCTCCCGGACGAGCGAGTACCGCGGCACCGTCCTGGCCATGCAGCCCGGCTTCCTGCCGCGCGCCACGGTGGAGGCCACGGGCCTGTACCGCTACGACCTGTCGCCCCTGCTGCGCCCGGACCCGGACCAGTGCGCCGGCCTCAGGGCCTCGCTCGCGCAGCTGCAACGCGAGTACGAGGACACCACCACGCTGCCGCTGAGCCTGCACACGGCGGTACTGCGCCACTCCCTGACCGCGTTCCTGCTGCGGCTCGCACATCTCGCGGCGAGCTCGGCCGAGGCGGCCCGCCGGCAGGCCGACACCACCTTCACCCGTTTCCGGGATGCGGTCGAGAAGGACTTCGCGACCAACCACAGCGTCAGCGCGTACGCCGACGCCCTCGGCTACTCCCGCCGCACCCTGGTCCGCGCCGTCCGCGCCGCCACCGGCGAGACGCCCAAGGGCTTCATCGACAAGCGCGTCGTCCTGGAGGCCAAACGCCTGCTCGCCCACACGGACCTGCCGATCGGCCGTGTCGGCGTCGCCGTCGGCTTCCCCGACTCGGCGAACTTCTCCAAGTTCTTCCACCAGCACACGGACACGACCCCGGCGGCGTTCCGGGCGGAGCTGAGATGA
- a CDS encoding glycoside hydrolase family 16 protein, translating to MNETSGTPARRRSLRRALLAVLGTMGLAVAAATAVTLPANASAPTPPSGWTQVFLDDFNGAAGSGVSTGNWQYDTGTSYPGGPANWGTGEVETMTSSTNNVSLDGNGNLRITPLRDSAGNWTSGRIETTRTDFQPPSGGKLRVEARLQMPNVTGTAAEGYWPAFWMLGAPYRGNYQNWPGVGELDIMENVQGLNKVWATMHCGTNPGGPCNETTGIGNNTACPGTTCQSGFHTYTMEWDRSVSPEAIRFYVDGVNYHTVTSSQVDATTWANATSHGFFVILNVAMGGAFPDALGGGLDSGTESGHPMVVDYVQVLQSGGSGTTTPPSGNRDAYSAIQGESYDSQSGVSTETTTDTGGGQDIGSLANGDWALYKGVNFGSTAAKQFYGRVASGAASGVSGLVEVRLDSRSNSPIGSFAVANTGGWQSWRTVPANISSVTGTHDVYLTFTSGQANDFVNVNWFDFGH from the coding sequence ATGAACGAAACTTCCGGCACACCCGCAAGACGCCGTTCCCTGCGCCGCGCACTCCTGGCCGTACTCGGCACCATGGGTCTGGCCGTGGCCGCCGCCACGGCCGTCACCCTGCCCGCGAACGCCTCCGCCCCCACTCCCCCGTCGGGCTGGACCCAGGTCTTCCTCGACGACTTCAACGGCGCGGCCGGCTCCGGGGTCAGCACCGGCAACTGGCAGTACGACACCGGGACTTCGTATCCGGGCGGCCCCGCCAACTGGGGTACCGGCGAGGTCGAGACGATGACGTCAAGCACGAACAACGTCTCGCTCGACGGCAACGGGAACCTGCGCATCACCCCGCTGCGCGACTCCGCCGGCAACTGGACCTCGGGCCGTATCGAGACCACCCGCACCGACTTCCAGCCCCCGTCCGGCGGCAAGCTGCGGGTCGAGGCCCGCCTCCAGATGCCGAACGTCACCGGCACCGCCGCCGAGGGCTACTGGCCGGCCTTCTGGATGCTGGGAGCACCCTACCGGGGCAACTACCAGAACTGGCCTGGCGTCGGCGAGCTGGACATCATGGAGAACGTCCAGGGCCTGAACAAGGTGTGGGCGACGATGCACTGCGGCACCAACCCGGGCGGCCCGTGCAACGAGACCACCGGCATCGGCAACAACACGGCGTGTCCGGGCACGACGTGTCAGTCCGGCTTCCACACCTACACCATGGAGTGGGACCGCTCGGTGAGCCCCGAGGCGATCCGCTTCTACGTCGACGGCGTCAACTACCACACGGTCACGTCGAGCCAGGTCGACGCGACGACCTGGGCCAATGCCACGAGCCATGGCTTCTTCGTCATCCTGAACGTGGCGATGGGCGGCGCCTTCCCGGACGCGCTCGGCGGCGGTCTGGACAGCGGCACCGAGTCCGGCCACCCGATGGTCGTCGACTACGTGCAGGTCCTCCAGTCCGGTGGGAGCGGTACCACGACCCCGCCCTCCGGCAACCGGGACGCGTACAGCGCGATCCAGGGCGAGTCGTACGACAGCCAGTCCGGTGTGAGCACCGAGACCACCACCGACACCGGCGGCGGCCAGGACATCGGCTCACTGGCGAACGGCGACTGGGCCCTGTACAAGGGCGTCAACTTCGGCTCCACGGCGGCCAAGCAGTTCTACGGCCGGGTCGCGAGCGGTGCGGCGAGCGGGGTGAGCGGACTGGTCGAGGTGCGTCTCGACAGCCGGAGCAACTCCCCCATCGGCAGCTTCGCGGTGGCCAACACGGGCGGCTGGCAGAGCTGGAGGACGGTCCCGGCGAACATCAGCTCCGTCACCGGCACGCATGACGTCTATCTCACCTTCACCAGCGGCCAGGCGAACGACTTCGTGAACGTGAACTGGTTCGACTTCGGCCACTGA
- a CDS encoding IclR family transcriptional regulator has protein sequence MTTDAVRGQAARSAPDRLLAVLAAFDHAHPALCLTDISRRAGLTLTTAHRLVGALTEWGALERDADGVYHVGLRLWEVAALAPRGLALRQVALPYLEDLYEATHENVQLAVRDGAEVVYIEWISGRSAVGVHIRVGARWPLHATGVGLALLAHSDQAFQEEYCDGPLAAFTPHTITDPGRLRRELAEVRRSGVAVSSRQVTDDALSVAAPVRGREGAVTAAVSVVVPRLGAQVPGLIPAVRVAARGISRALGWQPQSH, from the coding sequence ATGACCACCGACGCCGTGCGGGGACAGGCGGCACGATCGGCGCCCGACCGGCTGCTCGCCGTGCTCGCCGCCTTCGACCACGCGCACCCGGCGCTCTGCCTGACCGACATCAGCCGCCGGGCCGGGCTCACCCTGACCACCGCGCACCGGCTGGTCGGCGCGCTGACCGAGTGGGGCGCGCTGGAGCGGGACGCGGACGGTGTCTACCACGTGGGCCTGCGGCTGTGGGAGGTCGCCGCGCTCGCCCCGCGCGGGCTCGCGCTGCGGCAGGTCGCGCTGCCGTACCTGGAGGACCTGTACGAGGCGACGCACGAGAACGTGCAGCTGGCGGTGCGCGACGGCGCCGAGGTCGTGTACATCGAGTGGATCTCCGGGCGCTCGGCCGTCGGCGTGCACATCCGGGTCGGCGCGCGCTGGCCGCTGCACGCCACCGGGGTGGGGCTCGCGCTGCTGGCCCACAGCGACCAGGCGTTCCAGGAGGAGTACTGCGACGGGCCGCTGGCCGCGTTCACCCCGCACACCATCACGGATCCGGGGCGACTGCGCCGGGAGCTGGCCGAGGTGCGGCGCTCTGGCGTGGCGGTGAGCAGCCGTCAGGTCACCGACGACGCGCTGTCGGTGGCGGCCCCGGTACGCGGACGGGAGGGCGCGGTGACGGCGGCGGTGTCGGTCGTCGTGCCCCGGCTCGGAGCACAGGTGCCGGGGTTGATCCCGGCGGTACGGGTCGCGGCGCGGGGGATCTCGCGGGCGCTGGGATGGCAGCCGCAGTCACACTGA
- a CDS encoding MarR family winged helix-turn-helix transcriptional regulator, producing the protein MGTAPIDAREPWMRGLHSDTGYLLYRLGLRSGQLFNTFLQESGLRLRHYALLRFLATSEGALQRELSTSLGYDPSAIVGLVDDLEKLGFAERRPSPDDRRSRIVVLTEAGRAFLRDTDEAGLRVTNDLLQPLDAAERDTLHALLQKVAETGLG; encoded by the coding sequence GTGGGCACTGCCCCCATCGACGCCCGGGAGCCGTGGATGCGCGGGCTGCACTCGGACACGGGCTATCTGCTGTACCGGCTCGGGCTGCGTTCCGGGCAGTTGTTCAACACCTTCCTCCAGGAGTCGGGCCTGCGCCTGCGCCACTACGCGCTGCTGCGTTTCCTCGCCACCTCCGAGGGCGCCCTCCAGCGGGAGCTGAGCACCTCCCTCGGTTACGACCCGAGCGCGATCGTGGGCCTGGTCGACGACCTGGAGAAGCTCGGTTTCGCCGAGCGTCGCCCGTCCCCCGACGACCGGCGCAGCCGCATCGTCGTGCTGACCGAGGCGGGCCGCGCCTTCCTGCGCGACACCGACGAGGCCGGGCTGCGCGTCACCAACGACCTCCTCCAGCCACTCGACGCGGCCGAGCGGGACACCCTGCACGCGCTGCTCCAGAAAGTCGCCGAGACCGGGCTCGGGTGA
- a CDS encoding SDR family NAD(P)-dependent oxidoreductase yields the protein MPSIDLTGKVAVVTGSGRGLGLAYAHALAAHGASVVVNDVDEAVAEQAVKSVTEAGGKAVAEVVAVGTTQAADRLVARAVEEFGRLDILVTNAGILRDKVLWKMTDDDFDAVITTHLKGTFTCARAAAVRMREQGEGGSLILVGSPAGQRGNFGQTNYAAAKAGIAAMARTWSMELARANITVNAIVPVAATAMTETIPAFAPYVEAMKNGEPLPGFLRKGEGFGTPEDCAALVPFLASEAARGVTGQAIGIGGDKVALWSHPQEIRAAYADGGWSPDTLADVWATSVGAEPQTVGIPAPKFPEA from the coding sequence GTGCCCAGCATCGATCTCACCGGCAAGGTGGCCGTCGTCACCGGCAGCGGCCGTGGCCTCGGCCTGGCCTACGCGCACGCCCTGGCCGCCCACGGCGCCTCCGTGGTCGTGAACGACGTCGACGAGGCCGTGGCCGAGCAGGCCGTCAAGTCCGTCACCGAGGCGGGAGGCAAGGCCGTCGCCGAGGTCGTCGCGGTCGGCACCACGCAGGCCGCCGACCGGCTGGTCGCCCGCGCGGTGGAGGAGTTCGGCCGGCTCGACATCCTGGTCACCAACGCCGGCATCCTGCGGGACAAGGTGCTGTGGAAGATGACCGACGACGACTTCGACGCGGTGATCACCACCCATCTCAAGGGCACCTTCACCTGCGCCCGGGCCGCCGCCGTGCGGATGCGCGAACAGGGCGAGGGCGGCAGCCTGATCCTGGTCGGCTCCCCTGCGGGACAGCGCGGCAACTTCGGCCAGACGAACTACGCCGCCGCGAAGGCGGGCATCGCCGCCATGGCCCGTACCTGGTCGATGGAGCTGGCCCGGGCGAACATCACCGTCAACGCGATCGTCCCGGTCGCCGCCACCGCCATGACCGAGACCATCCCGGCCTTCGCCCCCTACGTCGAGGCCATGAAGAACGGCGAGCCGCTGCCCGGCTTCCTGCGCAAGGGCGAGGGCTTCGGCACCCCCGAGGACTGCGCCGCCCTCGTCCCCTTCCTCGCCTCCGAGGCCGCCCGGGGCGTCACCGGCCAGGCCATCGGCATCGGCGGCGACAAGGTGGCACTCTGGTCGCATCCGCAGGAGATCAGGGCGGCGTACGCGGACGGCGGCTGGTCCCCGGACACCCTCGCCGACGTCTGGGCCACCTCGGTAGGCGCGGAGCCGCAGACCGTCGGCATCCCGGCGCCGAAGTTCCCGGAGGCGTGA
- a CDS encoding amidohydrolase family protein yields the protein MDIGQLVAIDVHTHCEVSSQGHSSLDDDLHDASSAYFKVEGKRKPTLEETAAYYRERNMAAVVFTVDAESATGTEPVPNEEIAEAAAANPDVLIPFASIDPFRGKAGVRQARRMVEEYGVKGFKFHPSIQGFFPNDRSVAYDLYEVIEETGTIALFHTGQTGIGAGVPGGGGIRLKYSNPLHVDDVAADFPHLKIILAHPSFPWQDEALAVATHKPGVHIDLSGWSPKYFPPQLVQYANTLLKDKVLFGSDYPVLTPDRWLADFAKLSIKDEVRPKILKENAARVLGLTTP from the coding sequence ATGGACATCGGCCAACTCGTCGCGATCGACGTCCACACGCACTGCGAGGTGTCCTCCCAAGGCCACTCCTCCCTGGACGACGACCTCCACGACGCCTCCTCCGCCTACTTCAAGGTCGAGGGCAAGCGGAAGCCGACCTTGGAGGAGACGGCCGCGTACTACCGCGAGCGCAACATGGCCGCCGTGGTCTTCACGGTCGACGCCGAGTCCGCGACCGGAACCGAGCCCGTCCCGAACGAGGAGATCGCCGAGGCCGCCGCCGCCAACCCGGACGTGCTGATCCCCTTCGCCTCCATCGACCCCTTCCGCGGCAAGGCGGGGGTCCGGCAGGCCCGCCGCATGGTCGAGGAGTACGGGGTGAAGGGCTTCAAGTTCCACCCCAGCATCCAGGGGTTCTTCCCCAACGACCGCTCGGTGGCGTACGACCTGTACGAGGTGATCGAGGAGACGGGCACCATCGCCCTCTTCCACACCGGCCAGACGGGCATCGGCGCCGGAGTCCCCGGCGGGGGCGGGATCAGGCTCAAGTACTCCAACCCCCTCCACGTGGACGACGTCGCCGCGGACTTCCCCCATCTGAAGATCATCCTGGCGCATCCGTCCTTCCCCTGGCAGGACGAGGCGCTCGCGGTGGCCACACACAAGCCGGGCGTTCACATCGACCTGTCCGGCTGGTCGCCGAAGTACTTCCCGCCGCAGCTCGTGCAGTACGCCAACACACTGCTGAAGGACAAGGTCCTCTTCGGCTCCGACTACCCCGTCCTCACCCCCGACCGCTGGCTCGCCGACTTCGCCAAGCTGTCGATCAAGGACGAGGTCCGGCCGAAGATCCTCAAGGAGAACGCCGCCCGAGTGCTCGGGCTGACCACACCGTAA
- a CDS encoding acyl-CoA synthetase has protein sequence MRNEGLGSWPARRARKTPHRTALIHGDRNITYAELYERTTRLAHALRTRGVRRGDRIAHLGPNHPAYLETLFAAGTLGAVFVPLNTRLAGPEIAYQLADSGAKALVYAPSHAGLVAGLPGSTDVRTYVEVGPEYEELLTAASDETIDQPVAPDDTCIIMYTSGTTGRPKGAMLTHGNLIWNAFNVLVDHDLVADERALVCAPLFHTAGLNMLTLPVLLKGGTCVLVEAFDPEATFDVIERHRITFMFGVPTMFDQVARHPRWARADLSSLRILTCGGSPVPTPLIAAYQERGLTFLQGYGMTEAAPGTLFLDAEHAVSKAGSAGVPHFFSDVRVVRPDLTPVDVGETGEVVVRGPHVMPGYWGLPEETAAVFADGWFRSGDAAQVDEDGYVYIVDRIKDMIISGGENIYPAEIEDQLLTHPDIVECAVIGVADDKWGEVPRAVVVPREGTTLDPDDVIASLAGRLAKYKIPKSVVIADELPRTASGKLLKARVRSRYGATDSQPRKTI, from the coding sequence ATGCGCAATGAGGGACTGGGGTCGTGGCCCGCACGCCGGGCCCGCAAGACCCCGCACCGCACCGCCCTGATCCACGGGGACCGGAACATCACCTACGCGGAGCTGTACGAGCGCACCACCCGCCTCGCGCACGCGCTGCGCACCCGTGGCGTCCGCCGCGGCGACCGGATCGCCCATCTCGGCCCCAACCACCCCGCGTACCTGGAGACGCTCTTCGCGGCCGGCACCCTGGGCGCGGTCTTCGTACCGCTCAACACCCGCCTCGCCGGACCCGAGATCGCCTACCAGCTCGCCGACTCGGGCGCCAAGGCCCTCGTCTACGCGCCCTCGCACGCCGGCCTCGTCGCGGGACTCCCGGGCAGCACCGACGTCCGTACCTACGTGGAAGTGGGCCCCGAATACGAGGAGTTGCTCACCGCGGCGAGCGACGAGACGATCGACCAGCCCGTCGCCCCCGACGACACCTGCATCATCATGTACACCTCGGGGACCACGGGCCGCCCCAAGGGCGCCATGCTCACGCACGGCAACCTGATCTGGAACGCGTTCAACGTCCTCGTCGACCACGACCTCGTCGCCGACGAACGCGCCCTGGTCTGCGCCCCGTTGTTCCACACGGCCGGGCTGAACATGCTCACCCTGCCGGTCCTGCTCAAGGGCGGCACCTGCGTCCTGGTCGAGGCCTTCGACCCGGAGGCCACCTTCGACGTGATCGAACGCCACCGGATCACCTTCATGTTCGGCGTTCCCACCATGTTCGACCAGGTGGCGCGGCATCCGCGCTGGGCCCGGGCCGACCTGTCCAGCCTGCGGATCCTCACCTGCGGCGGCTCGCCCGTGCCGACCCCGCTGATCGCCGCGTACCAGGAGCGCGGGCTCACCTTCCTCCAGGGTTACGGCATGACCGAGGCCGCGCCCGGCACGCTCTTCCTGGACGCCGAGCACGCGGTGAGCAAGGCCGGTTCGGCCGGGGTGCCCCACTTCTTCAGCGACGTACGGGTCGTCCGGCCCGACCTCACCCCCGTCGACGTCGGCGAGACCGGCGAGGTCGTCGTGCGCGGTCCGCACGTCATGCCCGGCTACTGGGGACTGCCCGAGGAGACCGCGGCCGTGTTCGCCGACGGCTGGTTCCGCAGCGGGGACGCGGCCCAGGTCGACGAGGACGGATACGTGTACATCGTCGACCGCATAAAGGACATGATCATCTCGGGTGGGGAGAACATCTACCCCGCCGAGATCGAGGACCAGCTCCTCACCCATCCGGACATCGTCGAGTGCGCGGTCATCGGCGTCGCCGACGACAAGTGGGGCGAGGTGCCGCGCGCGGTCGTCGTCCCCCGCGAGGGCACCACGCTCGACCCCGACGACGTCATCGCCTCCCTCGCCGGGCGGCTCGCCAAATACAAGATCCCCAAATCGGTGGTGATCGCGGACGAACTCCCGCGCACCGCCTCGGGAAAACTCCTCAAGGCCCGTGTCCGCTCCCGGTACGGCGCGACCGACTCCCAGCCAAGGAAAACCATATGA
- a CDS encoding MaoC family dehydratase, whose product MSITVNGLDELKKLAGSDLGTSEWIEVTQERIDTFADATGDHQWIHVDPDKAAEGPFGAPIAHGYLTLSLFIPLFTELLEVEGVSTKVNYGLNKVRFPSPVKVGSRIRLVGKLAAVDEVPGGVQITVDGTIEIEGGAKPAAVLQSLSRFYT is encoded by the coding sequence ATGAGCATCACCGTCAACGGCCTCGACGAACTCAAGAAACTGGCCGGAAGTGACCTCGGCACCAGCGAGTGGATCGAGGTCACCCAGGAGCGGATCGACACCTTCGCCGACGCGACGGGCGACCACCAGTGGATCCACGTCGACCCGGACAAGGCCGCGGAGGGGCCCTTCGGGGCGCCGATCGCCCACGGATACCTGACCCTCTCGCTGTTCATTCCGCTGTTCACCGAACTGCTGGAGGTCGAGGGGGTGTCGACGAAGGTCAACTACGGCCTGAACAAGGTGCGTTTCCCCTCGCCGGTCAAGGTGGGGTCCCGCATCCGGCTGGTGGGAAAGCTGGCGGCCGTCGATGAGGTGCCGGGCGGAGTCCAGATCACCGTTGACGGCACCATTGAGATCGAGGGCGGCGCGAAGCCTGCCGCCGTTCTGCAGAGCCTGTCGCGCTTCTACACCTGA